One Solanum pennellii chromosome 10, SPENNV200 genomic region harbors:
- the LOC107001870 gene encoding ras-related protein RABA4d-like, whose product MSSNLYADHYNQKIDYVFKIVLIGDSAVGKSQLLARFARNEFSLDSKATIGVEFQTKTLLVDNKTVKAQIWDTAGQERYRAVTSAYYRGAVGAMLVYDLTKRQSFDHMARWLEELRGHADKNIVIMLIANKCDLGSLRAVPVEDAQEFAERENLFFMETSALQSTNVEGAFMTILTEIYKIISKNTLVAAPGADYGKSQSLKGTRIIVPGQDSDSGGNSGGCCMSS is encoded by the exons ATGTCTTCGAATTTGTATGCTGATCATTATAATCAAAAGATTGATTATGTTTTTAAGATTGTTTTGATTGGAGATTCCGCAGTCGGTAAATCTCAATTATTGGCTAGATTTGCAAGAAATGAATTTAGTTTAGATTCAAAGGCTACAATTGGGGTTGAGTTTCAAACAAAAACTTTACTTGTTGATAACAAAACCGTCAAGGCACAAATTTGGGACACTGCGGGACAAGAAAG GTATAGAGCAGTAACAAGTGCATATTATCGAGGTGCAGTTGGCGCGATGTTAGTCTATGACTTAACAAAACGCCAATCATTCGATCATATGGCTAGATGGCTGGAGGAACTACGAGGTCACGCGGACAAGAACATAGTTATAATGCTCATCGCGAACAAATGTGATCTAGGAAGTCTTCGAGCTGTACCAGTTGAAGATGCTCAAGAATTCGCAGAAAGAGAGAATCTTTTCTTTATGGAAACATCAGCACTTCAATCCACAAATGTCGAGGGTGCATTCATGACAATTTTAAcagaaatttataaaatcattagcAAGAATACGCTCGTCGCAGCTCCGGGAGCTGATTATGGGAAGTCGCAATCTTTAAAGGGAACCAGGATCATTGTTCCTGGACAGGACTCGGATTCTGGTGGAAATAGTGGTGGTTGCTGCATGTCGTCATGA
- the LOC107032192 gene encoding transcription factor bHLH130-like, translating into MDSSEFEKNQNNSGLLRFRSAPSSFLENFIDGVGNNGNMGSENKGLSSKFNLDGLNNQLVSQNSLDSKVFANLSSNSQLPPQYPRQNSTVHMVGSMEGGGGYRVMGSVLGNSNNHHQGQNKLASNLMRQNSSPAGLFSQLNSLNGYATLKGGAGGYRMATGANGDSNPSSSRLKDHFGFSSVTPSSLGMLSRISEVDDESSIATDLDDDEKHGNGNSEPQLYNMGFPFNSWSDHSQFQQTLTGHKRELDSEGNKLFANAQIEELGNRPPILSHHLSLPKTPADIAAMEKLLHFQDTIPCKIRAKRGCATHPRSIAERVRRTRISERMRKLQELVPNMDKQTNTADMLDLAVEYIKGLQKQYKVLTDCRANCKCSAMQKPD; encoded by the exons atGGATTCATCAGAGTTTGAGAAAAACCAGAACAATTCTGGGTTATTAAGGTTTCGTTCAGCCCCAAGttcatttcttgaaaatttcattGATGGAGTTGGGAATAATGGAAATATGGGTAGTGAGAATAAAGGGTTGTCATCAAAATTCAATCTTGATGGTTTAAATAACCAATTGGTTTCTCAGAATTCTCTTGATAGTAAAGTTTTTGCAAATTTGAGTAGTAATTCACAGTTGCCACCTCAATATCCAAGGCAAAATTCTACTGTTCATATGGTGGGGTCAATGGAAGGGGGTGGTGGGTACAGGGTGATGGGGTCAGTATTGGGAAATAGTAATAATCATCATCAGGGGCAAAACAAATTGGCATCAAATCTTATGAGGCAAAACAGTTCTCCAGCTGGTTTATTCTCTCAACTCAATTCTCTAAATG GCTATGCTACGTTGAAAGGCGGTGCTGGAGGTTATAGAATGGCAACTGGTGCCAATGGAGATTCAAATCCATCTTCAAGCAGGTTGAAAGATCATTTTGGCTTCTCATCAGTGACACCTTCTTCATTAGGAATGTTGTCTCGAATCTCAGAAGTCGATGATGAGAGCAGCATAGCAACTGATCTCGATGATGATGAGAAGCATGGAAATGGCAACTCAGAACCTCAACTCTACAATATGGGATTTCCTTTTAATTCTTGGAGTGATCATTCACAGTTTCAGCAGACACTCACAGGCCACAAAAGGGAGTTGGATAGTGAGGGGAATAAGCTATTTGCTAATGCTCAG ATTGAAGAACTTGGAAACCGGCCCCCAATTTTGTCACACCACCTAAGTTTACCAAAGACACCAGCTGATATAGCAGCTATGGAGAAGTTATTGCATTTTCAAGACACTATTCCCTGCAAGATCCGCGCCAAACGTGGCTGTGCTACTCATCCTAGGAGCATTGCAGAAAGG GTGAGAAGAACACGTATCAGTGAACGAATGAGAAAGCTACAAGAGCTTGTACCCAACATGGACAAG CAAACAAACACCGCGGACATGCTAGACTTGGCTGTCGAGTACATTAAAGGCCTCCAAAAACAATACAAG GTACTCACTGATTGTCGCGCTAACTGCAAATGCTCAGCAATGCAGAAACCAGATTGA
- the LOC107001734 gene encoding squalene synthase-like, translating to MGFMQEILMHPDELYPLIKLMLSAKRVENKTSVWLLQPHWAFCYATLRKVSRSFALVIQQLPSDLRNVVCVYYLVLRALDTVEDDTSLAIEVRVPILRNFYCNFYDPQWHFSCGTKAFKVLMDQFHHVSTAFLELDTNYQEVIKDITKRMGEGMAKFLCKEVETIDDYNEYSFYASGLCGLGLSKFFYVSGREDLAPESISISMGLFLQKISIIRDYLEDINEVPKCRMFWPRQIWSKYVNKLEDFKYEENSVMAVQCLNEMVTNALLYVEDCLTSMSSLRDPAIFHFCAIPQIINMGNLSMYYDNVEIFKGVVEMRRGLCAKIIDQTRTMADVYGAFYDFCCIMESKVDRDDPNATITLKRLEAILRTCRDSGTLNQRKSYTFSHQPNYNIPVLIIFFFIMMAILLSTKIH from the exons atgggGTTTATGCAGGAGATTTTGATGCATCCAGATGAATTATATCCATTGATAAAACTCATGTTATCGGCTAAACGCGTAGAGAATAAGACATCAGTGTGGCTATTGCAGCCACACTGGGCCTTTTGCTACGCTACTCTCCGAAAGGTGTCTCGTAGCTTTGCTCTTGTTATTCAACAACTTCCTAGTGACCTTCGTAACGTG GTTTGTGTTTACTATTTGGTTCTTAGAGCACTTGACACTGTTG AGGATGATACCAGCTTAGCTATTGAAGTTAGAGTAcctattttgagaaatttttattGCAACTTCTATGATCCTCAATGGCATTTTTCAT gtgGTACAAAGGCCTTCAAAGTTCTCATGGACCAATTCCATCATGTTTCCACTGCTTTTCTAGAGCTTGATACAAA TTATCAAGAGGTGATTAAGGATATAACAAAGAGGATGGGTGAAGGAATGGCGAAATTTCTATGCAAGGAG GTAGAAACAATCGATGATTATAATGAATATAGTTTCTATGCATCTGGACTATGTGGATTAGGATTGTCAaagtttttttatgtttctggAAGAGAAGATTTAGCACCAGAATCCATCTCGATTTCCATGGGTTTATTTCTTCAG AAAATAAGCATCATCAGAGATTATCTAGAGGACATAAATGAAGTACCTAAATGTCGTATGTTTTGGCCTCGTCAAATTTGGAGTAAATATGTTAACAAACTCGAG GACTTTAAATATGAGGAAAACTCGGTCATGGCAGTACAATGTCTGAATGAAATGGTTACTAATGCTTTATTGTATGTAGAAGATTGTCTGACTAGCATGTCTAGTTTACGCGATCCTGCTATCTTTCATTTCTGTGCAATTCCACAG ATTATAAATATGGGGAATTTGTCGATGTACTACGACAACGTTGAGATTTTCAAAGGCGTTGTTGAAATGAGACGAG GCCTCTGTGCTAAGATTATTGATCAGACGAGGACAATGGCTGATGTCTACGGAGCTTTTTATGACTTCTGTTGTATAATGGAATCTAAG GTTGATCGCGATGATCCAAATGCAACGATTACTTTGAAGAGGCTTGAAGCAATCTTAAGAACTTGCAGAGACTCCGGAACCTTAAATCAAAG GAAATCTTACACATTCAGCCATCAGCCTAATTACAATATTCCAGTTTTG ATTATCTTCTTTTTCATCATGATGGCTATTcttttatcaacaaaaatacattAA